The window GTAATGCACAGGTCTGCGCCATAAGCATCAGGGGAGTGTAATTAGTCGATTTAAAACGCATAAGAGCTTACTAAAAGATTGGCCATATCAACCCGTCCATTCATCCTAACAAGCATTACTGCTGGCTGTGAGCTGGCGAATCTTGAAAACTATTTGATCGGAAGGTGAGCACCAAGGTGTCCCTAAAGCCGTGAGACCCTGTTGGTTGTATGGGGGTCGATTCATGAATCATTCTTTCATCATTCATGAGCAACAAAGACCAGGGCTCGGTTAGGGTAAATCTCAAACCAGTAGACCCACCCGCCTCAAAAATACGAGTTTCACCACCTTTAATACCGACTCGATTCACTAAAAAGACGGCTACAAAATCAACACCATCACGATGAGCACCCTCAGGAGTGGGGCGACCAATCCCATCGGTTGTATCAATCCGAAATTGATGCGCCTCAACAAACCAAGCAGCAACTGGCTTCACGCTATTGAGCACTTGAGCCAAGCCCAATAAAAGAGATTGCCACGCAGAGTTACCCGTCAATTCAATCTGTGAGGGCTCAAACCATCTCTCAATACCACCATGTAAGGCGTTGTAATTCACTGATTGCCAATGTGCTCGATGCGGAACCATTCCAAGTCCACCCTGCTTGATCTCATAGCTCGCATGACGACGAAAGCGGTAACGCCCTCCATCCTTCAGATAAGGATCTCTTGGCAAATCATCCCAAAACTGATTAAGGCTGAGCAAGCGATCAAGATCAACTCCCGCTATTTGGGCTACGTCCTGCGCAGAAAGAATAGCAAAACCATCACCTCGCAAGGATTGAGTCAAATCCTGAATAGGGGTGAGTGGCGGCAGTAGAGTTGGAGAGGTCATTGCTTCATTTTAGGGGATCGGCGGCAAAAAGATTCAAGCAGCCAAATTTAAGCGGCCACGCACTTCCCCTACATGCCCCTTCAGGTCATAGAGCTCTTTGGCATCGAGCATCGAGACCTTGATATTACCTACCCTGCGCTCAATATCTTCTAGATCCTGGTAATTCTTTTCCCGTAATTCGGGATTGAACGCATTTTTTTCTATTACTTTGAGCTCCTCATAGACCTGAGACAGCTTCAATCGTAATAACAAGTTCTTTGCAGCTGGGATATACGTAAACAGTGGGATCAAAATCACCAGCAAGGGGATCACAACCTTAGCGAATCGCCCAATCCACACTGCCGTCCAGAAAGGGAGATGACGATGAAGAAATGATGGGCCATCTTTTAAGTAAATCTCTGCATCAGCATGAATGGGGAAATCCAAGCCAGTCCCAGACGGAAACTCTCCCGGCTTCTGTAAGTAAGAGTACGTCTTCAAAATATCATAGGTTTCCCCAAGCAATAAGGTCACCAACGCGGGACTGACATCCTCTTTGCCCACTAAAGTAGCTGTGGCTGCTAATACTTGTATATCTTGCTTAGGAAGATCATAGGCAATACTCACCACACCCCGAGGCACTGTTACCTTTGAGAGGAATGGAAAAAGACGCACATAGGCATCCGCCTGCTCAAAATTCATTAAGCGAATATCGGCTGTTTGATAAAAACTTTTTACGAGCGGCGCTTCGGCAGCACTCACTAAAAATACAGCATCCAGCTGACCTTTTTTGAACTTCTCTAATGCCTCTAGTGGCTTTAGTTTTTCTACATCAAGATCACGCATACTCAACCCGCTTGCCTCGAGCAATTGAGAAGCGAGAGTGAGGGTGCCACTACCTTCACTACCAATCGAAACGCGCTTACCCTTTAATTGACTCAGCAAGTTTAGACGTCCGCCCTCGCTTTTGAAGGCAGACTCCCTGTACCAAACCCACACCGGCTCATAAAAAACGCCGGCAATCGATACCAAATTCGAATGTTTTGATA is drawn from Polynucleobacter arcticus and contains these coding sequences:
- a CDS encoding TAXI family TRAP transporter solute-binding subunit, with the protein product MHFIRKNIYNPLAVGVAFAVLAAIIFATLWILIPPPPRSIELATGFPTGLYQQFGEKLQSSLSQEGVSLKLRTTGGTSDNLALINDPNSGVDFAMVQGGVADVSKHSNLVSIAGVFYEPVWVWYRESAFKSEGGRLNLLSQLKGKRVSIGSEGSGTLTLASQLLEASGLSMRDLDVEKLKPLEALEKFKKGQLDAVFLVSAAEAPLVKSFYQTADIRLMNFEQADAYVRLFPFLSKVTVPRGVVSIAYDLPKQDIQVLAATATLVGKEDVSPALVTLLLGETYDILKTYSYLQKPGEFPSGTGLDFPIHADAEIYLKDGPSFLHRHLPFWTAVWIGRFAKVVIPLLVILIPLFTYIPAAKNLLLRLKLSQVYEELKVIEKNAFNPELREKNYQDLEDIERRVGNIKVSMLDAKELYDLKGHVGEVRGRLNLAA
- a CDS encoding 2OG-Fe dioxygenase family protein produces the protein MTSPTLLPPLTPIQDLTQSLRGDGFAILSAQDVAQIAGVDLDRLLSLNQFWDDLPRDPYLKDGGRYRFRRHASYEIKQGGLGMVPHRAHWQSVNYNALHGGIERWFEPSQIELTGNSAWQSLLLGLAQVLNSVKPVAAWFVEAHQFRIDTTDGIGRPTPEGAHRDGVDFVAVFLVNRVGIKGGETRIFEAGGSTGLRFTLTEPWSLLLMNDERMIHESTPIQPTGSHGFRDTLVLTFRSNSFQDSPAHSQQ